The following are encoded in a window of Streptomyces sp. SAT1 genomic DNA:
- a CDS encoding YsnF/AvaK domain-containing protein: MITKQQIPSVLDHAVHDGEGHKIGDAKHVYLDDVTGLPEWVTVKTGLFGTHESFVPTREAVVVDDHLKVPYRKDKIKGAPHIDIDSGGHLSEPEEHQLYDYYGLNWGEGPHDGAGSRGDRGRTAGAAGTAGLAGAAGRAGRGGPGRSPADADTAERTADRGTADTAAGAGARAGAGERPAAARDDAMTRSEEQMRVGVERQEAGRARLRKYVVTEDVEQIVPVRREEVRVEREPITDANREAAMSGPDITEAEHEVVLHEERPVSQTEAVPVERVRLTTEEHTREERVRGQVRKERIEGGEEADEPLGPDRRQERER; this comes from the coding sequence GTGATCACCAAACAGCAGATCCCGAGTGTCCTGGACCACGCAGTTCATGATGGCGAGGGTCACAAGATCGGCGATGCCAAGCACGTCTACCTGGACGATGTGACCGGTCTACCGGAGTGGGTGACGGTGAAGACGGGCCTGTTCGGCACCCATGAGTCGTTCGTGCCGACCCGGGAGGCCGTGGTGGTGGACGATCACCTCAAGGTGCCGTACCGCAAGGACAAGATCAAGGGCGCGCCGCACATCGACATCGACTCCGGTGGCCATCTCTCCGAGCCGGAGGAGCATCAGCTGTACGACTACTACGGCCTGAACTGGGGCGAAGGCCCGCACGACGGCGCTGGCAGCCGTGGCGACAGGGGCCGAACGGCCGGTGCGGCCGGAACAGCGGGACTCGCAGGTGCGGCCGGCCGGGCGGGCCGCGGCGGCCCCGGGCGTAGTCCCGCCGACGCCGATACCGCCGAGCGCACCGCGGACCGTGGCACGGCGGACACCGCGGCCGGGGCGGGCGCCCGGGCTGGTGCCGGTGAGCGGCCTGCGGCGGCCCGCGATGACGCCATGACGCGCTCGGAGGAGCAGATGCGCGTGGGGGTGGAGCGCCAGGAGGCGGGCCGTGCCCGGCTGCGCAAGTACGTCGTCACCGAGGACGTGGAGCAGATCGTCCCGGTCCGCCGTGAGGAGGTACGGGTCGAACGCGAGCCGATCACGGACGCCAACCGTGAGGCCGCCATGTCTGGGCCCGACATCACCGAGGCCGAGCATGAGGTGGTCCTGCACGAGGAGCGGCCGGTGTCGCAGACCGAGGCCGTGCCGGTGGAACGAGTCAGGCTGACCACCGAGGAGCACACGCGCGAGGAGCGGGTCCGAGGCCAGGTCCGCAAGGAGCGCATCGAGGGCGGCGAGGAAGCGGACGAACCCCTTGGTCCCGACCGCCGTCAGGAGCGCGAACGGTAG
- a CDS encoding sugar porter family MFS transporter — MGSKHTKRSIGLGTIVAVTLLGATLGSFTAGWLADRIGRPRTMAVAGAVFLVAAIGCGLAQGLWDLAIWRLLTGYGVGFATVIGPLYISEIAPANVRGRLASLQQMAIVLGIFAALLSDSSIALALEGADARAFLGLPAWRWMFIVSIVPALVYLVIALTVPESPRFLVARGRAAEARDVLQRLQDITAEEAATLTDRMTATLRTDRSARFQDLLDRRRVLLPVVWAGIGLAALQALVGVDVIFYYSTSLWQSVGFGESAAFTLSVLSSFVNVAATVVAILLIDRVGRRPLLLAGSTGMFLSLVTVAVGFSTATAAADGEPALSGIWGPVTLVGANLFVVAFAVSWGPAVWVLLGEMFPNRIRGLALSACAAANWLAGVLLNFTFPSLRDLSLAGSYGVYAFMALLSWLLVFFFVDETKGRSLEDVQEDTTPVTSPLK; from the coding sequence GTGGGAAGCAAGCACACGAAGCGCTCCATTGGCCTCGGCACTATCGTCGCCGTCACCCTGCTGGGCGCCACACTCGGCTCCTTCACCGCCGGCTGGCTCGCCGACCGCATCGGGCGGCCCCGCACCATGGCGGTCGCCGGTGCCGTCTTCCTCGTCGCCGCGATCGGCTGCGGCCTCGCCCAGGGCCTCTGGGATCTCGCGATCTGGCGCCTGCTCACCGGCTACGGCGTCGGATTCGCGACGGTGATCGGACCGCTCTACATCTCGGAGATCGCTCCGGCGAACGTGCGCGGCCGCCTCGCGTCGCTCCAGCAGATGGCCATCGTCCTCGGCATCTTCGCCGCTCTCCTCTCCGACAGCTCGATCGCGCTCGCGCTCGAAGGCGCGGACGCGCGGGCGTTCCTCGGGCTCCCCGCGTGGCGGTGGATGTTCATCGTGAGCATCGTGCCGGCCCTCGTCTACCTGGTCATCGCGCTCACGGTCCCCGAATCGCCGCGGTTCCTCGTCGCGCGCGGGCGAGCCGCCGAAGCGCGCGACGTGCTGCAGAGGCTCCAGGACATCACGGCCGAAGAAGCCGCCACGCTGACCGACCGCATGACCGCGACGCTGCGGACCGACCGCTCCGCCCGCTTCCAGGACCTCCTCGACCGGCGGCGCGTCCTCCTCCCTGTCGTCTGGGCGGGGATCGGGCTCGCGGCCCTTCAGGCCCTGGTCGGCGTCGACGTCATCTTCTACTACTCCACGTCGCTGTGGCAGTCGGTCGGCTTCGGCGAGTCGGCGGCGTTCACGCTGTCGGTGCTGAGTTCCTTCGTGAACGTGGCCGCGACGGTCGTCGCGATTCTGCTCATCGACAGGGTGGGCCGCCGCCCGCTGCTGCTCGCCGGATCGACGGGCATGTTCCTGAGTCTCGTCACGGTGGCGGTGGGCTTTTCCACCGCCACCGCCGCCGCGGACGGTGAGCCCGCGCTGTCCGGGATCTGGGGGCCGGTCACTCTTGTCGGCGCGAACCTGTTCGTCGTGGCCTTCGCCGTCTCCTGGGGCCCGGCCGTCTGGGTCCTTCTCGGCGAGATGTTCCCCAACCGCATACGCGGCCTTGCGCTGTCGGCGTGCGCCGCCGCCAACTGGCTCGCCGGCGTCCTGCTCAACTTCACGTTCCCGAGCCTGCGCGACCTCTCCCTGGCGGGAAGCTACGGGGTCTACGCGTTCATGGCTCTCCTCTCGTGGCTGCTCGTGTTCTTCTTCGTCGATGAGACGAAGGGGCGCTCACTGGAGGACGTGCAGGAAGACACCACACCCGTGACCAGCCCGCTGAAGTGA